In one Buchnera aphidicola (Pemphigus immunis) genomic region, the following are encoded:
- the gpt gene encoding xanthine phosphoribosyltransferase yields MNKKYIVTWDMLQIHARKLAKKLLSVDQWKGIIAVSRGGLIPSALLARELGIRFVDTVCISSYDYNHLRNMKIIKKAKDYGEKIIVVDDLVDTGGTARVIRKMYPNAYFVTIFAKPLGRLLVDDYIIDIPQNVWIEQPWDMGVSYIKPLVKDI; encoded by the coding sequence ATGAACAAGAAATACATTGTTACTTGGGATATGTTGCAAATTCATGCTAGAAAATTAGCAAAAAAATTACTTTCAGTTGATCAATGGAAAGGTATTATTGCAGTTAGTCGAGGTGGTTTAATTCCTTCGGCTCTTTTAGCAAGAGAGCTGGGAATTCGTTTTGTAGATACTGTATGTATCTCTAGTTATGATTATAATCATTTGCGTAATATGAAAATAATTAAAAAAGCGAAGGATTACGGTGAAAAAATTATTGTTGTAGATGATTTAGTAGATACAGGCGGAACAGCTCGAGTAATTAGAAAAATGTATCCAAATGCTTATTTTGTAACTATTTTTGCTAAGCCACTCGGTCGTTTATTAGTTGATGACTACATCATAGATATTCCTCAAAATGTTTGGATTGAACAACCGTGGGATATGGGTGTTTCTTATATAAAACCTTTGGTTAAAGATATTTAA
- the grpE gene encoding nucleotide exchange factor GrpE: MNTDEKKSSNDNLNKSVIKESTDPLEKFKLSIDEEIIKLEKEFLLIENNLFNEKKNIEQEIYKIKKRIQKDIENTYKFSLEKFINELLQIIDNLERSLNLSNKLNDNLTEVFNKLEMTVKLYLDILNLFGVSVINSIDVPFNPDIHQAMSIQFSETIKDNHVISILQKGYLLHNRLLRPAMVVVSQVKK, encoded by the coding sequence ATGAATACAGATGAAAAAAAATCAAGCAATGATAATTTAAATAAATCTGTGATTAAAGAATCTACGGATCCATTGGAAAAATTTAAACTATCTATTGATGAAGAAATTATAAAACTTGAAAAAGAATTTTTATTAATTGAAAATAATTTATTTAATGAAAAAAAAAATATAGAACAAGAAATATATAAAATAAAAAAAAGAATTCAAAAAGATATAGAAAATACTTATAAATTTTCTTTAGAAAAATTTATTAATGAATTATTGCAAATAATAGATAATCTCGAAAGATCGTTAAATTTATCAAATAAATTAAATGATAATTTAACAGAAGTTTTTAATAAATTAGAAATGACTGTAAAGTTATATTTAGATATTTTAAATTTATTTGGTGTATCAGTAATTAATAGTATCGATGTACCTTTTAATCCAGATATTCATCAAGCTATGTCGATACAATTTTCAGAGACAATAAAAGACAATCATGTGATATCTATTTTACAAAAAGGTTATTTATTACATAATAGATTATTACGTCCAGCAATGGTGGTAGTATCACAAGTAAAAAAATAA